The following are from one region of the Dehalococcoidales bacterium genome:
- a CDS encoding riboflavin synthase, whose translation MFTGIVQEAGSIVSVTGDKLTVAANTVLKGVELGGSMAVNGVCLTVTAFNARTFTADVMPETLKRTNLCRLRPGDRVNLERPLAFNGEIGGHLVQGHIDGTGKVAQVVPEGGAVIMRFQAPAEIMRYIVEKGFIAVDGTSLTVTTKDKETFGVSIVGFTQRHTILAAKKAGDTVNLEADIIGKYVAEYNQPANQGITAAFLQEHGFPVN comes from the coding sequence TTGTTTACCGGCATCGTTCAGGAAGCAGGGAGTATTGTCTCCGTTACAGGGGACAAGCTGACCGTGGCCGCCAATACCGTGCTCAAGGGCGTGGAATTGGGCGGGAGCATGGCGGTTAACGGCGTCTGCCTGACGGTCACCGCTTTCAACGCCAGGACGTTCACGGCAGACGTGATGCCGGAAACGCTAAAGCGGACCAACCTGTGCCGTTTGCGCCCGGGGGACAGGGTCAACCTGGAAAGGCCGCTGGCCTTCAACGGGGAAATCGGGGGGCATCTGGTGCAGGGGCATATCGACGGGACGGGCAAGGTGGCGCAGGTCGTGCCGGAGGGCGGGGCGGTGATAATGCGCTTCCAAGCCCCGGCGGAAATTATGAGATACATCGTGGAGAAGGGATTTATCGCGGTGGACGGCACGAGCCTCACCGTGACCACGAAGGACAAGGAAACCTTCGGGGTATCCATCGTGGGATTCACGCAGCGGCACACCATCCTGGCCGCTAAAAAGGCGGGGGACACGGTGAATTTAGAAGCGGACATCATCGGCAAATACGTGGCGGAATACAACCAACCCGCCAACCAAGGCATTACCGCGGCATTTTTACAGGAGCACGGCTTCCCGGTAAACTGA